From a region of the Neodiprion fabricii isolate iyNeoFabr1 chromosome 7, iyNeoFabr1.1, whole genome shotgun sequence genome:
- the LOC124186923 gene encoding uncharacterized protein LOC124186923 translates to MKHPIEAVIDKVSLKPNKIQPIIVDFQNGELKDDEAVNMECGLYCDNKVNRQLLALSNGQVVYKGYRPNPDEAPTYTMLAIHNRKTGKVRLVQAERWQVAPVLDKEPKGGKDVDDDKIALLNKQFGSKRVKRRTEQIERMKINVNSVTKQLEETVSNISIERTDLSLPSLHDESVANTNLPECNRNASDVQDVYNINDIVPLAKLETLYDAAKTVLNQEQEGKSKFFMETLKVLRTDDGCTVKIALLLYLEAVAAWLNMPIKDAKKRGIIICSESSDVNDYVIQTYSMRSAQGRQRPNSMRDKGIMHCLILGLTISNFTLDLNLFTTIIKNGAGIKKLGELARFVGAVPTKDNKNVVVLKLPLPPQLALAKKGKKKK, encoded by the exons atgaaacatcCGATAGAGGCGGTAATCGATAAAGTTTCTCTCAAACCTAATAAAATTCAACCGATTATTG ttgattttcaaaacgGAGAACTAAAGGATGATGAGGCTGTCAATATGGAATGTGGATTGTACTGTGACAACAAAGTCAACAGACAACTACTCGCTCTTTCGAACGGGCAGGTGGTTTATAAAGGTTACCGACCTAATCCTGACGAAGCTCCGACCTATACCATGCTTGCCATTCACAATAGGAAAACTGGCAAAGTCCGTTTAGTCCAAGCTGAGAGATGGCAGGTAGCTCCCGTACTGGACAAAGAACCAAAGGGCGGCAAGGACGTAGATGACGACAAAATTGCTCTACTGAATAAACAGTTTGGTTCCAAAAGGGTTAAACGAAGAACGGAGCAGAtagagagaatgaaaattaatgtcAACTCTGTTACGAAACAACTGGAGGAAACAGTTTCTA ACATTAGTATCGAAAGGACAGATCTTTCACTACCGTCGTTGCACGACGAATCGGTAGCGAACACAAATTTACCTGAGTGCAACAGGAATGCTTCCGATGTTCAagatgtatataatataaatgacATCGTTCCTCTGGCTAAACTGGAAACCTTGTATGATGCTGCCAAAACCGTCTTAAATCAAGAACAAGAAGG AAAATCTAAATTCTTTATGGAAACTTTAAAAGTGTTGAGGACGGACGATGGTTGCACAGTAAAAATTGCACTACTGCTTTACCTAGAAGCAGTTGCTGCTTGGCTCAATATGCCAATAAAAGATGCCAAGAAGAgaggaataataatatgtagCGAATCGAGTGATGTCAATGACTACGTTATACAAACTTATAGCATGCGTAGTGCTCAGGGGAG GCAACGGCCGAACAGCATGCGAGACAAAGGAATTATGCACTGCTTAATCCTCGGTCTTACAATATCAAACTTTACACTGGACTTGAATCTTTTCACAACGATTATAAAAAACGGTGCTGGAATTAAGAAATTGGGGGAATTGGCGAGATTCGTAGGTGCAGTGCCGACAAAAGACAATAAGAACGTTGTAGTACTTAAACTACCATTGCCACCGCAGTTAGCGCTAgctaaaaaaggaaaaaagaagaaataa
- the LOC124186920 gene encoding dimethyladenosine transferase 2, mitochondrial has translation MIGIKTKAGFLFRRFITSKISKFIEAQNVRGGRYAKFCTVSVDQPPRRTSVPLGRRRVKAREKILEYFSGTTLQEHIDDLPINLMNLSSTNSEHLYLCHDGVASQVVNLIQNDLMTDSSKVIEMNPGMGCLTKKIMDAGIQFLKALEPNEKFEPFLMDLSKEYPDKLTIDKTDFMSFWKLVHLDKYDEVKRVAQLLPEFSRVPWGDKPGLKVVGTVSDTKFVSFVMMDIIRQSKMYSYGRPCLYLCLPPRVWEKFTCDGSTGLVRYTSLPILFQTIFDYKLLGQVPRKAFLPWQLTPMRSDKGKKTRTEEYMYVVGIEGKKNLFSEVIDERLLQAYWFFVHHNMYARTSKVIQQMEAWEPGCGPALIKQGFNVFTQFGDLTSEDILKIFKEFSTWHSFGSSFIPCMENSSQKMETLFF, from the exons ATGATTGGAATCAAGACAAAGGCTGGATTTTTATTCCGTAGAtttataacctcaaaaatcTCGAAATTCATAGAAGCTCAAAATGTACGTGGGGGAAGATACGCAAAATTTTGCACTGTTTCAGTGGATCAACCGCCTCGGAGGACAAGTGTTCCGCTCGGTAGAAGACGTGTGAAAGCGAGGGAAAAGATATTAGAATATTTCAGCGGGACAACGCTCCAGGAACACATCGACGATCTGCCAATAAATCTGATGAATTTGTCAAGCACAAATAGCGAGCATTTATACTTGTGTCACGATGGTGTGGCCTCGCAAGTTGTAAATTTGATACAAAACGATCTCATGACAGACTCTTCCAAAGTCATTGAAATGAACCCAGGGATGGGTTGTTTGACGAAGAAAATTATGGACGCTGGCATTCAGTTCTTAAAAGCATTGGAACcaaatgaaaagtttgagCCATTTTTGATGGACTTGTCGAAAGAATATCCGGATAAATTAACAATTGACAAAACAGATTTTATGAGCTTTTGGAAACTAGTTCACCTCGACAAGTACGACGAGGTCAAAAGGGTGGCTCAGCTTCTTCCAGAGTTTTCACGTGTTCCATGGGGTGACAAGCCTGGTCTGAAAGTTGTCGGAACTGTTTCGGATACCAAATTTGTTAGTTTTGTAATGATGGATATAATTAGACAAAGCAAGATGTATTCCTACGGAAGACCGTGCCTTTATCTCTGTTTACCGCCACGCGTTTGGGAG AAATTCACATGTGATGGATCAACCGGACTGGTCAGGTACACGAGTCTGCccatattatttcaaacgatATTTGACTACAAACTACTTGGTCAAGTACCTAGAAAAGCATTTTTACCCTGGCAGTTGACTCCCATGCGATCTGACAAAGGGAAAAAGACCAGGACTGAGGAGTACATGTACGTTGTTGGGATcgaagggaagaaaaatctCTTCTCAGAAGTTATTGATGAAAGACTCTTACAGGCGTATTGGTTTTTTGTTCATCACAATATGTACGCACGAACAAGCAAAGTTATACAACAAATGGA AGCCTGGGAACCGGGTTGTGGACCTGCTTTAATCAAGCAAGGATTTAATGTTTTCACTCAATTTGGGGATTTGACATCGGAagatatattgaaaatcttcaaGGAATTTTCTACCTGGCATAGCTTTGGATCTTCGTTCATACCTTGTATGGAGAATTCATCCCAGAAAATGGAGACGCTCTTCTTCTGA
- the LOC124186570 gene encoding uncharacterized protein LOC124186570: MVWLILGFLTVIFTLGTSGQDIKFPDDENSGDVLSGNNATEVTERVPLDIEDRCPENMLLYPGDGAQSVWECDCKPGYLYFPLNNSCHPAYRQGPCRPENYAVLPQGEVVPKCERNPCKQDGLVSYNNTCYELRKIGGPCAQNEYLIVNDATFQLECTSASTDPFMIIDAPPKLCPNGSRRNALGICRKMI, from the exons atgGTGTGGTTAATATTGGGATTTTTAACGGTGATATTTACATTGGGAACATCAGGTCAAGATATCAAGTTCCCAGATGACGAGAACAGTGGAGATGTGTTGAGTGGTAACAATGCAACG GAGGTAACTGAGCGCGTTCCACTTGACATAGAAGATCGATGTCCTGAAAACATGCTTCTGTATCCAGGGGATGGCGCTCAGAGCGTCTGGGAGTGTGATTGTAAACCTGGCTATCTCTACTTTCCGCTCAACAATTCATGCCACCCTGCATACAGGCAGGGCCCTTGCCGGCCCGAAAATTACGCTGTTCTACCACAAGGAGAAGTAGTCCCAAAGTGTGAACGGAATCCCTGCAAGCAAGATGGCTTGGTTTCTTACAATAATACGTGTTACGAGTTGAGGAAAATAGGGGGGCCGTGTGCTCAAAACGAATATCTAATTGTCAACGACGCCACATTTCAGTTGGAATGTACATCGGCAAGTACTGATCCGTTTATGATCATAGATGCACCACCGAAGCTGTGCCCCAATGGGAGTCGTAGAAATGCGCTTGGCATTTGCAGAAAAATGATTTAG